CCAGCGATTCCCAAACCATTGCCCACAGATCGCTTAAGACCTGTAAGGAAGTCTGATGATTAATGGTCATCCACaggtttaaaacagaaaaaggctGGGAGCACAGTGCAAAGCCAGCTTGTTGATGTATCCCTGCACCAGAACATGATTGCAGGTCTTCCTAGGAAAAGGAAATTACGTTCGTATACTGTAAGAAAGGGTTGCTAAAAAAGGCACCTGAGCCAGGGCAATTTGTCCAACCTGCCCCAAGTATGCTCAGAGCAGGCTGTAGGTCAAGGCAGTTTTTTGGGCAACAGCATCCAGGACGGCAGAACATAGCAGCCCACTTGCCACTAGCTTTTCTGGTTATTGGGCTCAGGAGAGAAAGCAATTGAAAGCTGCCTCCAACTACCAGAACTGTCCTGCTCTCCCTTTTATCTGgcaaaagcctggaaaaaaacaccTGTAGGCAGGGATAAACTACACAAGTTACTGTGACAGCAGCAACAACCAGCAGACTCAAAAAGTGATAGCACTTCATATTGTTAAGGAAGctgagaggttaaaaaaaaaaaaagagtggagaGAGCGGGCAGAATTTCACACAAACACCTGAGAAATCAGTCACTAGGATATGGGATGAAAATAGGTTAAATTGTTTGAAAGTAACTAGActtgtttctgaagaaaaagacAATCCCAGAGTGGGATAGTAGGATTATGTAAGCAAGTGAAATGAAGTAAGATAAACCTGATGATAGTCGTTTTGCAGACTTACTTAATAGTATGTCCAGAGCCACACCAGGACAAGTTCTGCAAGACCTGATTTTCAGGCGCCACACCCTCTTCCAAAGGGATCCATAGTCCTGAGTTAAGTGCCTACATTCTTTATAGGAAGCCTGGGAGAAGTGCTAGGTGTCTAAAAGCAAAATCCACAAAAGCCAGCAAAGCCGGGCTGCTGAGGCAATCTAACAGGAACCACTAAAGGCTTAAATCCTCTCTTTCTCATCCCCTCAGGTTTTTCAGAAGTTTCTCAGATTACAGAGGCAACTTCTTAACACTGTTATTTGGGGGCTTGTAAAACAATAGTGTAAAAAGTGTAGAGGCCTACACACAAAACTTCAGCCTGTCAATACACCCTTCGCTACATTCTGTATGAACGAAACCAGGCCGATTTCAGCAGTCAGTAAGCAGGCACAGCTCCACAGCTCATTTCACCTGTGCAAAACCAGTAAGAAAGACTAGCTGCTACTTACTACCACTGGCTTGGGAGCAGCTAAGCACAGGGGTACCGGTTCCTCCCAGAACTAGCGCCTGTTGGAAAAACAGCTGCTGCTCCTACTCCCATGTCCCCTAGCAGCGGCAAGCCTTGGTGGCCATGCCTTCAGCCCACATttctctcccttctgcaagataaGGAACCTGGCTTCGGCCTCTCGGCCACAGAATAGCAAGATCCGACTCTTACTATTCTGTTGGCAGCACAGAATTGGCTCAGTTCTGTTCACCGTCTCCCTTGTAGAATTCAGTGCACGTTGCTGCCTCACAAAGAAAGACGAACGGTATCACACACCGGCAGCATCGCTTGGCTGCAGAGCCGCGTGCAGTTCAGGGGACACCAGTCCCGCTCGCCCTACAGGTTGTGACAGTTTAGCTTAAGAAGCAAACTAATTACGCAGAAATTCAGGCTGATGTTGTATCACATAACTATCCTGCATTAACGAAAACATCCTGGAGCTGTGCATGCAGTTAATCTAGACAACTGGATTTTGGCACTGCACGCACGCTCTTATGCTAGAATATACATCCTCCTAGCACGTACATATGTTAATGTGAGCCTCAACTGCTCAGTGGGGTCCCTCCCGACAGCAGCAGCGAACCTGCAGATGTAAAAACTCTAACAGAACTGCTGAAGTATTATTCCCTGTATCCTACACAAGGCTATTTTGTGAGAAGGTGCTCTGCTATCTTCTTAGGTGTCTTACACAGTACTCTAAGTTCAGCGTGGTAAGTTCAACAGATTTTTTTAGTTCTTCTGCAACTCACTCTGGCTTGTTCACGTAGCTGATCCACAATTAAGCGGTCAACTCTTGATGGGTTTGATGTCAGCCTTGGGATCGGAGTGTTGTTAGAACTGGAAACCTTTTTCCCTGGGTAATTCTTAGCAAGAGCTGATTCAGTctgcaggaaaacagaagaatgacTCCCTCAAAATCTAAATTTGTAAATTGTGCTTTACTatagaaacaagaagaaatatcAGATACATGATTTTTTCCCTGAATTAGATTTTCCCTTAGGGTTTTGGATTTTTTAAAGAGTGGATAAATGTAGATTTAGCCATTTGGGATTTAACCACTTGGTAATACCTGCTTTACCTGAAGCaatttaaataaagtatttaatgCCAAGATAATGTGTTTCAGAACTGCTGTATCATCTGACATCCTACATTAATTTTGTCTGTAAATAAAACGGAGGCAAGTCAGaattaaaaagcaagaaagaatgtgCAAACAGATATGGACCTCATCCActaatttaaaagtatttaagtCAGCACATAACCTAAATTTTATATGTATTAGTTAAGAAACTATAGAGGGTTTTTTCCAATCAAACAGTATTTTATTCAGTcatcagaaaattattttgaaatctgaCCCTAAGATTTCAAATTTCAGCAAGATCTTACTCACCCCAATTTTTTCTGTCACTCTGGAACAACCTACCTAGCTAAAACTGTTGTAAAGTTGCATTTCTTGGATTATTTTGTGGTGGTCCAGTTAAGCGTGCAACCTAATTTTCTCCAGCCCTTCTGTTCTCCAGCCTCCCTGTAATTCTCCGCATGCACACGCCAACTCTTTCCCTTTGGCATTTTTCTACGCAAGTATAGATATCAACCTCTCCTCCTCAAGTCAAACTCCTTCTCCCTCCAACCACTCTATTCAGAGCAACCACCGGCTTTTGATAGGGTTTAAGGTAGATTTTAGTCAATGTGTTTCCTATTTTCCCTTCATAATTAAGCTGCTTTCAGAggactggcacagcagagctaTTCTCAAGTAATTTTTGGTCAAACGTCCCTCGTAGAAAGTGGTGGTTCCAGATGGTTTTTTGAAGTTCAATACCAGCTTGAACTGGCAAAATGAAGACAGCTTTTACATTCACCAAAGGGACACTGAGGCACTTATGTttattaccaaaaagaaaaattgctttaaGTAAGGCAGTCGCTTCATACAGaattctctgaatatttttagTTTAACAGTGTTTTaatattactgtttttttcagcCTAGTTTATCTTAGGTTTAACATCCCAGGGTAACAGTAGAAGGTCTGAAGAATTCATTGAAAGAGCCAGAAGTGCAGGGCATAAGAATTTTAATTAATTCTTAGAAGGATTAAAGTTTAGTCCTAATTCAAAACATATTTAATGGATTTGCTTTCAGAGTTTCCAGGTGGAGTGTTTATTTCACgcgtgttaaaaaaaaaaatacatgattttGGTAGTCCTAGAACATGCCCCCCCCCTTCCTGTCCCAACACAAACAGAGGTTGAAAAAGCCACTGAATTCCTGCTTTAAGTGCAATATTCAATATAACATCAACTATGCTACCAACTAGGCTACAAACTTCACAACTTAAGTAATGGAAGTAAATTATTTTCTCCTCAAAGTCCCATTAAGTATTTCAATTTTCAACCCATAACAGTGAGAATTACCCATGTTCTCTAACTGGTCTGGACTTTGATGAGATCTAAATTAATTTTGTGATATGGCGTGCTAAAATTATTAGTTTAATTTttaccttctttctttctttctccaaagcTCTCCACTGTTCGTGGCATTCTTCTAGTCTAACATACAGTTCACTGGCAAGCCCATTACGAGTTTTAACTGGTCTTTGAAATCCAAACGCTGGTACAAAACTGGAAAACGAACCGTCACCATACATCATATCATTAAAATAAGGATAGAAGCGAGTTAaatcatcataggaaaacaagCCATAAGATTCCATCAGCGGGACAACTGAATGGCCAAATGGACGGGCTGGTCTCAAGGGGAATCCATTTGAACCAAGCTGCTGATTATGTCTCAAGTCACCCATCATGTAACTGTTGGAAAAGCTTGAAACCTGTGGGCGAGTCACACGATTGACAGCATTACTGTCTCCGCTTCCCTGCCTGAGGTTAAACTGACCCTGAGACTCCATTAAATCTTGGTATGTGTTCTGCAACAACCCATCTgtatgtttttgtccttcttccagATCATAGTGTCCACTCTGTGGCTTCAATTGGAAACAGTGTTTGTTTACATTTTCAGTGATCTCAAACTGTTGAGCTGAATAATTTTCGCAGAATCCATTTGGCTGCTTTAATTTCTTGTCACTTACAGGCTCAAAGAGATTCTCTTCTCCAGTCTTAACTAGTGATTCCACATAAGCAGCAGACTGAGCTCGATCTGCAGTATTATAACCAAAATCAAAACTGGAAAATAATGAAGGATTATCTTGACAGCACTTGTGAAGTAAATTACTATTTAAAGGGTAATTTGAAGATGACAACTGAAAAAAGTCATTCGAATGACTGAAACTTTTGGAAAGGGTAGATAAATGATTATTCAGTTTCACCAAAGGACTTGGATTCTGAAACGGGACAGAAGCAGTGGTTTTGGTTTGAATGTTCATCCAAGTTGGCCTTACATTAGTACCCACTGAAGTGTTTGCTGAGTTTGGTAATAATGTAAGTGATTTACAGTACTCAGAATTCTGTAGATCAGACTTGGAAAACTGCTGCTTTTCTACATTTGCACAGTCACTATTCCCTGGACAAGCCGTAAGAGATTTTAGTCCATACTCTGATTTTTGCCCAAAATCAGTACAGAATGAAGGTTTATTTGCAAATTGTTTCTCTGATAGAAGTCCTCCAGCCTTGGAAAATGTAAAGTTTTGTGGATCCGGAATTatatcttccatttttttctgagttCCTGGTTTAACTTGAAATAATTTAGTATAGGTTTCTGTGTCCATAGAGGGTGCCTCAGTTGTTCCATTTactaactttttattttcttgaagacTACAATTGGTATTCTTGTTAGGCTTTGCTTTATTAGGATGAGAATATTCAGTGTATCTACTATAATCTGCATTTTCATTATATCTGTGAAATTGTGGAAGAAATGCTTCTGCCTGCTTTTGATGTACCTGCACATCTGCTCCTTTGGGACATACCTTCTCCCTTCCATAAGAATAAGCATCAGCTCCTGAGTCTTTGATTACTTCTGAAAACCCAACCTGAGGTGTAAAGGTGTTTTTAACATATGGATAGTTCTGTAATATGGGTGCTGTCTTAATATTCTCATTAGTCTGCATGTTGTAACAGGTGGCATGATCATTCCGAGAAGGGTATAACCACTGCTCTTCAAAGTCTGTGCCAGTAAACCCATGATAACATTCATCTACTTTCTGTTGGGATGCAAGATTACCACTTTGCAAGTACTGCTTTTCAGCAGATATGGATTCACCCGTATAAAAGACCGGTTGTGAGACAGTTGCTACAACTGGTCTTTTAGTTTCTGACAACAGGTCATGGTGGTCTGGAATTCTGGTTGTGTTCACAGGCCATACTGACTTCAAGTTGGAAGAGCAACTccttgaaaaaaaacaagaaacacatGGTTAGAATTCTGTCTGTGCTgttccttctccatttccagacaaATGCAGAAAGAGGTTTAAGAACCCTGTTCTCCCCCAACCATGTCTCTCGATATCCAAAAATGTCTTACCCAAACCTCTATGTACTACTGTCATCTGTTCAAAGTTACCAGCACACTTGTATGCTAGTTACTATGCATTAACGCAGAACCCTCACCACCAGTCAAGGAAAGCAGTAAACAGACTAAAATAAATAGTGGAATTATACCTGGAACTCATTACAATGACAGCCACATTTAGCagtactgaaaacagaaatccaaTCTTAACTGACTGAAACAAGGAAATTATTAGTAAGTGATCTTTCAGCCAAGACTGATTCTCTCTGAAGCTTTCCTTCACTTGAGCCACACAATTTCAGGGCACATACAGAAATCACCAGAATTGTTTgggcaagagagaaagaagagtgagCTAAGTATCTTAGAGGCTCTCGATATTAATCCTTCTGTGTCAAGTTATTACAACCATTAAATGGTTTCTTCTGGCCCTAGAATATAGGCATAAGTCTGACACTTAGACTTGTATACATTGCTTTGGTAGCACTAACATCAGGATATATTTATTCTTCATGGAATTCTTCCCTCCTGCCAGTTCAGAAAACAGCAAGAGAGTATGATTTcctgttttatgttttctttctgagAATTTAAATGAATCAAGAAAGAAAGTCAATCTTGATCTAAAAAAAATTAGCCCAAGGCATATATTCAATGAGATTTATTTGAATACCTCATTTCTAGAATGTCTCATTAACAAAAGTTGTTTATAAAACTTTTTTATAGTTCTGTAAATACCAGAAAGTGAAAAGCTACCAAGTAATTTGAACTCTCAGACAAAAAGCTTCCATGTATCACGTGAAAGTGAAGGGGATGTTATTCAGAAAAAGAGAATGCCAGAGAGCCTGCATGGCAACATACTCACCCATCAGCAAAATATGGCTGTGATTTATCTTGTTCTTCCAAAATGTTAGACACAAGTCCATATAAATCTGTTTCACTACCATAATCATTCCTTTCAGGCTGAATCCTGAAAACAATTACTTAAAT
This portion of the Apteryx mantelli isolate bAptMan1 chromosome 28, bAptMan1.hap1, whole genome shotgun sequence genome encodes:
- the MEIOC gene encoding meiosis-specific coiled-coil domain-containing protein MEIOC, which codes for MEVRGEAAPRLGDKAGETAVGLGYALQLLMSEAQQATGAIRGPMRPKVAFRGGSRCWSSTETGGRLTDVFSNVMTGSGSLYDCYKSQNEDSIDLPQTYNSPLSTSEYSAPVDSSLLYAPWSIYGDDTKQSAGSQINVKSRIQPERNDYGSETDLYGLVSNILEEQDKSQPYFADGSCSSNLKSVWPVNTTRIPDHHDLLSETKRPVVATVSQPVFYTGESISAEKQYLQSGNLASQQKVDECYHGFTGTDFEEQWLYPSRNDHATCYNMQTNENIKTAPILQNYPYVKNTFTPQVGFSEVIKDSGADAYSYGREKVCPKGADVQVHQKQAEAFLPQFHRYNENADYSRYTEYSHPNKAKPNKNTNCSLQENKKLVNGTTEAPSMDTETYTKLFQVKPGTQKKMEDIIPDPQNFTFSKAGGLLSEKQFANKPSFCTDFGQKSEYGLKSLTACPGNSDCANVEKQQFSKSDLQNSEYCKSLTLLPNSANTSVGTNVRPTWMNIQTKTTASVPFQNPSPLVKLNNHLSTLSKSFSHSNDFFQLSSSNYPLNSNLLHKCCQDNPSLFSSFDFGYNTADRAQSAAYVESLVKTGEENLFEPVSDKKLKQPNGFCENYSAQQFEITENVNKHCFQLKPQSGHYDLEEGQKHTDGLLQNTYQDLMESQGQFNLRQGSGDSNAVNRVTRPQVSSFSNSYMMGDLRHNQQLGSNGFPLRPARPFGHSVVPLMESYGLFSYDDLTRFYPYFNDMMYGDGSFSSFVPAFGFQRPVKTRNGLASELYVRLEECHEQWRALEKERKKTESALAKNYPGKKVSSSNNTPIPRLTSNPSRVDRLIVDQLREQARVVTLLGKMERLRSSPLHANISTALDKHLEVIHVVQSRRKDEIVNASNRRRQGAPRCQDDRDVFALALAIKEMSIATRKVRTTLWCALQMTLPKATAGQLDTEKALQEMVQCEDKVRENTNSCSILNQRAETSKR